The sequence TCCCTCActcgctctcactctgtctcctttATTCTAATGTGCTCTCCGTCTCAATCTCCCACACGCAcaaagaaacagaaacacacttaCATAATGTAATCTCAAGACTCATTTAGCAGTTAAGGAACTAAATAAGGGACTGAGGGTAAAAAAAATGCACTTGAAATAATCCCTGTgcgatgtctgtgtgtgtgtgtctctgcgtgtgggtgtaggcgtctgtgtgtgtggtcgtaaATTAGGTTTgagattttgtgtgtttttgtgtgtgtctgtcgtgtgcgcgtgtgcgtaaGTCTGTGTGGTCCTGAGTTTTGTGTGAAattgtatgtcagtgtgtggttacatccgcttgtgtgtgtgtctgtgagagctTGCATGTGCTTCTTTGCTATGTGGCTATGAGTGTGTGGATGTATTTTTGCATATGCAAACCTCTGGATACTTGTGTGGATTTGCCCTGGACCTTCGCGTGAGGAGGATGCACACTTTCTCAGTGCATCAGGAAACTCATTCGGTAACAGACTTATGCAACCGTCTTTCACCAAGTCAGTTGGTTGTATAACACACAGATAATACCATTCCATTCTGCATCTTCAGACACCTTTTTGAAAGGTAAAACTCCACAAGGCAGAAAATCATGACCACCACAAAACGTGggctttttattcatttattatcaTAGTAGTAGGTCAATGGTACATGTTATTGGTCAACATAACAATATCAATTACGTGAAACATTTTCAAAAGCTTAATAAGTAGGATAAAGTGGATGTCTTTGAACCATAGGAAAGTCTTGCAAaagaaatataataaataagagGGTTTCTAAGCAGGCTTATCGATAGCCAACTAATCTATCCTAGTTCattggagaggtgaggagaagtAGACTGAGAGGTGGAGGCCAAGGGGTTAGGCCAAGACTAAGGACTGGAACTCTGTGGACATAAGAGACGACAGCAGAACATTACGAGAGGTGTCATTAGAGATATAGTTTTCAGATAGAGATATGATTcaagatatttttttatcatataCAGATAggtatacattttattatcaTGTGGAGATAggtatacattttattatcaGATAGAGATATATCGTTAGCGGAATCATTCGCAATATTATAAGAGGTTCTATCATTCATTCAGACTAAGGTGCACTAAAACTCTTTATTCCATAGTCTCATACATGCAAAGAGAGCTACGGGTTTTATGGCGGTCCACAGCAATGCTGTGTCCTCAGGTGAGATCGGAGTTGACCACATTAGGCAAATCGTCTTCAGACAGGACCAATGAAAATGGAATGGAAATCTGGCTTTGCACATTCCAAGGATGGCTCTGTGCAAAATTCCTTTTGGTGCTGTTTTAATGCTTGCCCAAGATATAAAGGTTTAATTGTAGGTACCCCTTTGCCATGCATCAAAACCTTCCAACAAGGTGAATTTGGCAATATTCAATTTTGTTTGTATAGCCCTAATCACAGCTATAGTCTGacagggcttcacaggcccccTTATACGACACTCCCTACCCTCTTTCATTAACGTAGAACACTGTGATGGACTGTCAATGTCCAGCTTAGAGAAGCCAGATGATACTGGTCCACTCACCATCAGCACCGATTTTGCCGTCACTGTCGTCGTCGGCAGCAGACAGGAAGTTCTTGGTCTCTGCGGCGGTCAACACACGTGCTCCAGGAGAAAACCTCTGGAGGAAAAACCTGTAGGACCCAGCAAACCGGGAAGAGTCACCTACAGATGACATGGCTGACACTCAGAAGAACACACTCTCCCTTCCAACCCTCCGCTCATCCCTCTACAGCGCTTCAGCCTTtctttcaatgttttttgacttttaatttatatttgcttgtttttttttcactccTGCATTTATATACCTAGTCACTCACAGAAGCTTAAATACGGCATTGACAATTGCAGTGTACCACCAACTATCATACAAGTGTATGCTTgccattacacacactgtagggTGCTAACCCTGTAATGGCACCCCACCAAAGGCCACTCTTAGGGTTCTGGAGGATTTTGAACCTCTGGTGTCATTCCAAATGGTGTTGGTGCTATTAAAATATGTAAGTGTATAAGGCTATTTGCTTGACCTTATTTCATACAATGTTAGGGCTATATCTACGAACAATTTGCGACAACATTTGCTAcaacaaataataatgaaaataagAATCCAGGTTAACAAATGTGTTGGTCTTCTGACGGATAGGCAACAGTATTCTTTTCGACAATGATTGACAAAATGTGGGTCATTTTCAAGCTTCAGAATGTTTTTCTAAGAATCTCATTGGTCCATTTCAAAGTATTCCAGCCTACAATAATTAATCTGTTCAGCCTCTCACGCACTTGAGCTCTTCTTCCTCGATGAAGCCGCTGGCATCATTGTCCATAATGGCGAACGCTTTTTTCACCTCTGCTGGACTCTTCTTGGAAAGACCACAGATCTGAAAGAACTTCTTGGGACAGAAGGAATCCGGAGCTGGAAGtacaaacacattcaacaatGAATTCAAGAGCAGGAAACCAAAGCTGACTGTGTGTTTCTATTGCATCCTTTTAAATGATTTtagcgttgttttttttcttcaaatatCTCTACATTGTTCAAATCTGTTTCCTAAAGATGACACGGATACTACGATCAGTAGATGAGGGCGATACCTTGGCAGTCCTTGATAGCGTTGTCGATGGCATCAGCAGAAAGAATGGATGAGAGAGACATTTTAAACCTGTAAGATAAACATGAGTGAATTATTGACAAGTTGAACTAGAGCGGTCATTCTTAATTGACAGTGCCACAAAAACAAAGGGCGAGTCACTGCTCCTAGTTTACTTTGTCTTAGTCAACGCGCTGATCGAGAGAGCACCCTTTTGGTTTTGCACCATGGACTGTAGTTTACCGGCAGTGCACTTCCGAATTTTATTGGATGTCATAAAAACGCATACTGAGGTGTTTTTTTTGGCTTCTGCCAAAGGAGCAATTCATCTTGTCAATCTTATCTGATCCATATCCTTCGACGCACGTGAAAGCGACTACCGTATTGGAAATACGGAAACTTATTTTGTTTAGCCTACAATattttcacacactcacagcagcCCATGATCGACCAACTCACATTTCTAAGCATAAAAGTATATCCGAAAGACAATCTGGAAAGTAAAATGAACCATTTCCCTGTCCGAAAGACAACAAGCCGCAAGAAAGGCAACTTACCGAGGTGATGTTGGAGGCTGTTGCTGAcaagtggtggtgatgatgcagaagaagcaggaggaggactatGTGGTGATGTGGTGTCCGTCGAGGAGGATTTATATAGGTCTGATTCCAATGACAAAGACGATCGCTTGAGTTACCTGTGCGGATCCAATTCCAAATGCCCGCCCCTGATCGAGTTTCCTACCTAACTAATTAACCTTTACTATGTATAACGccctgcagggagagagagagagagagagagagagagagagagagagagagagaggagagagagagagagagagagagagagagagagagagagagagagagagagagagagagagagagagagagagagagagagagagagagagagagagagagagaaagagagagagagagagagagagagaggagagagagagagagagagagagagagagagaggagagagagatagtggagCAGTCTGTAAATGTTTAAATTAAGTTAGGAGGTACCTTATCACAACTTTGATAAGCCCTTTCCTTTTCCATgacagaaaacacattttaaaactgAGCTTCTCTGACTGGGCTTTCAAGTGTTAACCAGATAGCAAACATTTTGATATAAAAAGGACTCTATACTTTTTTTAGTATGCGTTTATCATATGTTATAAATGCATGGGTGTTTTAGGGGATCTCGCTCAAGGACTTTGCTTTGCTCTCAAAACATATCCCGCAATGTTACGAGACAAACTCCAATCAACAGATGAAGTTCCAGAATAGAATGCGGCCGCGTAATGGCCGACCCAACCGCGAGGgcccgctgctgctgcagttgcGGGCGTTCTGACCTTTATCACCGCCACGACCCAGGAGGACATCAGGTACCAGCCTGGATGCAAGGTCATCATTGACCCTCACAGGGAGTTTGGATGAGCCCAAGGTCAGCCTCTCCCTGGGCTGGTGATGATGAGGattgcagaggaggaggaggaggaggaagacaacgacgacgatgaggatgatgatgatgatgaagatttGGATATTGTTGCACAGTACAACACCGTTGAGAATTTTCCCCTGGTGCCTCGGTTTGTATATgtgtacaaacgcacacaagcatacacatatgcaatctcacacacacagacacaccacacacacacacacacacacacacacacacacacacacacacacacacacacacacacacacacacacacacacacacacacacatacacataaaaatACACATACAGTAAATGCAGAAATAGAAGTTATAATCTGGACACGGTGGACTACGATAAGTGTAGCAAAGTTTATGACTGtacgtgcatgcttgtgtgtgtgtgtgtgtgtgtgtgtgtgtgtgtgtgtgtgtgtgtgtgtgtgtgtgtgtgtgtgtgtgtgtgtgtgtgtaggggggggtgtttgtttgtgtgtgtgtgtgtgtgtgtgtgtgtgtgtgtgtctgtgtgtgtgtgtgtgtgtgtgtgtgtgtgtgtgtgtgtgtgtgtgtgtagagagagatTATTAACTAGTGCATGAGGGGTTTTGATGGAAAGATAGAATATGTTGTGCTGGTTAGGTTAGgtattaaaatacaataaagatGTCAAAGGCATCCTTGGATATAATCTATTCAAATGAGCATGTCAACGGCTGACTATTggttgcgtgtgtatgtgtgtgtgtgtgtgtgtgtgtgtgtgtgtgtgtgtgtgtgtgtgtgtgtgtgtgtgtgtgtgtgtgtgtgtgtgtgtgtgtgtgtgtgtgtgtgtgtgtgtgtgtgtgtgtgtgtgtgtgtgtgtgtgtgtgtgtaaaggtgaGCTAATGTCCGAAGAATAGGTCATGGTGTACACCCTTGATCAGATAACCTCAAGAAGTGATGTTTAGGTGAGGAGAGGTCCTTTCAGATCCACCATTTTACAGAATGGCCCATTCCTTGAAATGTTGACAAAGTTGTCGCAGTGGCCGTGGTACTTTATTGGTTTTGAATATACTAGGAGTGACTGCCATTTTGTTTCTGTcttcccttctgtctgtccttccgtataattatctgtctgtctgcctctgtgtCTGACAGTTTGATATGAAGTGCATGTTGTACATGTGTATTACAGACATTTGTTGGCCCCAGCCggtctgacacacaaacacaaagcaaaGGGTTATTAGACAGAGTCCTGCAAGACTTCAGCAACGACCATGGATGTTGATGTGCTTCAGAATCTGCAATATCTCATCTCTCCcactctatctctttctctctctctttctctctcttgctctctctctctgttcatctCTCTTTTTATATGCATTCATCTctctgtcttgtgtgtgtgtgtgtgtgtgtgtgtgtgtgtgtgtgtgtgtgtgtgtgtgtgtgtgtgtgtgtgtgtgtgtgtgtgtgtgtgtgtgtgtgtgtgtgtgtgtgaacgtacaCTGTACAGGTGTCATAACTTGATACATGTTTTATAACAGGATGTATTCTGCCTCGCTGAAAAACTTTCTAGGACACTGTGACTGGGTCATCTGATCCGCATCGTGACACTGCAGGACGGAAATGCCTCCTATATGACTCCATATCCTCAGACAGAACCAGCAGTCAATCCCGCCTCGGTTTGCAAAACAGTAGAATTCAGCTGCGGCTGCTGATGCGCGTTCGAGTTTGCATGGGTGcggtcacacacatgcacacctttcAGCACCTGTCTGCCGCCCCTAAGTTCGATGCTGTTGCACTCGAAAACGCGCCAGCTGGCCTCCGAGAGCATGCACTTTAACACCAACCTAAAAGGCTTAATGCTGGTTTATAGTCCtccgtaaagtgctgtacgtagacacagAGAGCACTCTCCGTcgccggagagcct comes from Gadus macrocephalus chromosome 2, ASM3116895v1 and encodes:
- the pvalb8 gene encoding parvalbumin 8, with amino-acid sequence MSLSSILSADAIDNAIKDCQAPDSFCPKKFFQICGLSKKSPAEVKKAFAIMDNDASGFIEEEELKFFLQRFSPGARVLTAAETKNFLSAADDDSDGKIGADEFQSLVLA